Proteins from one Flavobacterium sp. N2038 genomic window:
- the rimK gene encoding 30S ribosomal protein S6--L-glutamate ligase: MLQNKVILGSEEWCAFPELGIPTIKARVDSGAKTSAMHALNIAPFIKNDANWVKFDINPIQNNIKTIIHCEAPLVDKRIVKSSSGFREHRYVIQTSIKIGDSKWPIEMTLTNRDSMGFRMLLGREAMSGRVLVDPEEKYLLGQPTPESLKELYKNSEKATTGLRIGLLASNPELYSNKRIMEAGEMRGHEMHFLNIKECYMKLDAKTPEIHYRGGKILNQFDAIIPRIRPSITFYGCALTRQFEALKVFVLNSATAITQSRDKLYSLQLLLNSGIDIPTTGFANSPLDTDNLIKMVGGSPLIVKLLEGTQGKGVVLAETKKAAESVINAFKSLNANILVQEFIKEANGKDIRCFVIDGKVVAAIQREAMPGEFRANIHLGGTASVIKVTAEEKKIAIKAAKAMDLKVAGVDIIRSSKGPLLLEVNSSPGLEGIEGATNKDVAGEMIKAIEKNFKL; the protein is encoded by the coding sequence ATGCTTCAAAATAAAGTCATTTTAGGTAGCGAAGAATGGTGCGCATTTCCAGAACTAGGAATCCCGACAATCAAGGCTCGTGTCGATTCTGGTGCCAAAACTTCGGCAATGCACGCTTTAAACATAGCTCCTTTTATAAAAAATGATGCTAATTGGGTCAAATTTGACATTAATCCAATTCAGAATAATATCAAAACTATCATTCATTGCGAAGCTCCACTTGTTGATAAAAGAATTGTAAAAAGTTCGAGTGGATTTAGAGAGCACCGCTATGTAATTCAGACCAGCATTAAAATTGGCGATTCAAAATGGCCAATCGAGATGACATTGACCAATCGTGATTCAATGGGATTCAGAATGCTTTTAGGCCGTGAAGCCATGAGCGGACGTGTTTTGGTCGACCCTGAAGAAAAATACCTATTAGGTCAGCCAACTCCGGAATCACTTAAGGAATTATACAAAAACTCCGAAAAAGCCACTACAGGCTTAAGAATTGGCCTTTTAGCCAGTAATCCGGAATTATATAGCAACAAAAGAATCATGGAGGCCGGCGAAATGCGTGGTCACGAAATGCATTTCTTAAACATTAAGGAATGTTATATGAAGCTGGATGCCAAAACTCCTGAAATTCATTACAGAGGCGGAAAGATATTAAATCAGTTTGATGCCATAATTCCCAGAATCAGACCAAGTATCACATTTTATGGTTGTGCTTTAACGCGTCAGTTTGAAGCGTTGAAGGTTTTTGTTTTAAACTCTGCTACAGCCATCACACAATCTCGTGATAAATTATATTCTTTACAATTATTATTAAATAGCGGAATCGATATTCCAACAACCGGTTTTGCTAATTCTCCGCTGGATACAGACAATCTAATCAAAATGGTGGGCGGTTCGCCACTAATTGTAAAATTACTAGAAGGAACACAAGGAAAAGGCGTTGTTTTGGCCGAAACCAAAAAAGCAGCAGAAAGTGTTATCAACGCCTTCAAAAGTTTAAATGCCAATATATTAGTTCAGGAATTTATAAAAGAAGCCAACGGAAAAGACATTCGTTGTTTTGTAATTGACGGAAAAGTGGTTGCAGCAATTCAGCGTGAAGCTATGCCGGGCGAATTTAGAGCTAATATTCACCTTGGCGGAACAGCATCTGTAATCAAAGTTACCGCAGAAGAAAAAAAGATCGCCATAAAAGCCGCAAAAGCAATGGACCTGAAAGTTGCCGGAGTTGATATTATTCGCTCTTCTAAAGGACCTTTATTACTTGAGGTAAACTCTTCTCCAGGTCTTGAAGGAATCGAAGGTGCCACCAACAAAGATGTTGCCGGAGAAATGATTAAAGCGATCGAAAAGAATTTTAAACTCTAA
- a CDS encoding DUF421 domain-containing protein yields the protein MIQFPYLDIIIRSVAVYFFMTIALRVFGKKELSQLNTADIILILLISNSVQNAMVGPDTSLIGGLIAALVLFVINFAIKKLTRRYKTLSNILLDKPEILIHNGILDFKALSRLDVSHDELKEAAREHGIEHLTDIKLAMLEIDGTISIISADQKHLKQSHYKRKHNRKNLQNL from the coding sequence ATGATACAATTCCCTTATTTAGATATTATCATAAGAAGCGTTGCCGTTTATTTCTTCATGACAATTGCGCTTCGTGTTTTTGGTAAAAAAGAACTTTCGCAATTAAACACTGCCGATATCATTCTGATTTTATTAATCAGCAACTCTGTTCAAAATGCAATGGTCGGGCCAGACACAAGTCTTATTGGCGGATTAATTGCCGCATTAGTACTATTTGTAATAAATTTTGCCATCAAAAAACTAACCCGCAGATATAAAACTTTAAGCAATATATTACTTGATAAACCAGAAATCTTAATTCACAACGGGATATTAGACTTTAAAGCCCTGAGCAGACTAGACGTCTCACACGATGAATTAAAAGAAGCAGCACGCGAACACGGCATAGAACATTTAACAGACATCAAACTCGCTATGTTGGAGATTGACGGAACCATAAGCATCATTTCTGCAGATCAAAAACACCTTAAACAATCACACTACAAACGAAAACACAATCGTAAAAATCTACAGAACTTATAG
- a CDS encoding SMI1/KNR4 family protein, whose amino-acid sequence MIDQRTLSQIERIKIKLFLAKEIDSDFSVFAADSHEYIVGETISVDAILNFENEYSISLPECYKAFLLNVGNGGKSYGESAAGPGYGIFPFGKNIDEFVYSNPENSLKQDCRIHPEMSDDFWKDLNKKIDEDVSDEGFEDELGKIFAGILPLGTEGCTYYYGLILNGEFKGKVVNVDVDRQKPYFAFESNFLDWYERWLDEITEGTEDIDANLFNYTLGGAVIHILNVFNAAEDKVTKLECLTGILRKQKIDSQILDVLEEKYKSGKDEIRKKLLQILVKFDYDRAYPYLIDFVKEDVLCVFQFVFWYAKNRSSDWLEFIKLNTERINDKETFQFCTYLLKEMDLDYGAVIVPFALSEDKEIRRQVYYSLGQLENKNEYIDTFILGLNDNYNWVIHSALQALDGVNDDKLLVHYKKIAEKFPKEQDYILANLNHRLKPFGLTNKTIKGINPDNNKIRKL is encoded by the coding sequence ATGATCGATCAAAGAACGTTAAGCCAAATTGAAAGAATAAAAATAAAGTTATTTTTAGCAAAAGAGATCGACAGTGATTTTAGTGTATTTGCTGCAGATAGTCATGAATACATTGTAGGAGAAACGATAAGTGTAGATGCAATTTTAAATTTTGAAAATGAATACAGCATTTCTCTTCCGGAATGTTACAAGGCATTTCTGTTAAATGTTGGAAATGGCGGAAAGTCTTATGGAGAATCTGCTGCCGGTCCTGGTTATGGAATATTTCCTTTTGGGAAAAATATTGATGAATTTGTTTATAGTAATCCGGAGAATTCTTTAAAACAAGATTGTAGAATTCATCCCGAAATGAGTGATGATTTTTGGAAAGATCTTAATAAAAAAATTGATGAAGATGTTTCTGATGAAGGGTTTGAAGATGAACTTGGAAAAATTTTCGCAGGGATTTTGCCTCTTGGAACAGAAGGCTGTACGTATTACTACGGACTTATCTTAAATGGAGAATTTAAAGGAAAAGTGGTTAATGTTGATGTAGATAGACAGAAACCCTATTTTGCTTTCGAATCTAATTTTTTAGATTGGTACGAACGCTGGCTGGATGAAATTACAGAAGGAACAGAGGATATTGATGCCAATTTATTCAATTATACATTGGGTGGAGCTGTAATTCATATTTTGAATGTGTTTAACGCTGCGGAAGACAAAGTAACAAAATTAGAATGCTTAACAGGAATTTTAAGAAAGCAAAAAATAGATTCACAGATCTTAGATGTTCTGGAAGAAAAATACAAATCTGGTAAAGATGAAATCAGGAAAAAGCTGCTTCAAATACTTGTAAAATTTGATTATGATCGTGCTTATCCTTATTTGATTGATTTTGTCAAAGAGGATGTTTTGTGTGTGTTTCAATTTGTGTTTTGGTATGCAAAAAATAGAAGTTCTGATTGGTTGGAATTTATAAAACTAAATACAGAAAGAATAAACGATAAAGAAACATTTCAATTTTGTACTTATTTGCTAAAAGAAATGGACTTGGATTATGGAGCTGTTATTGTTCCGTTTGCATTAAGTGAAGATAAAGAAATAAGAAGACAGGTTTATTATTCGCTTGGACAATTAGAGAATAAAAATGAATATATTGATACTTTTATACTGGGGCTAAATGATAATTATAATTGGGTCATTCACTCTGCATTACAAGCTTTGGATGGTGTAAATGATGATAAACTTTTGGTACATTATAAAAAGATTGCGGAGAAATTCCCGAAAGAACAGGATTATATTTTAGCAAATCTAAATCATAGACTTAAACCTTTTGGGTTAACAAATAAAACAATAAAAGGAATTAATCCCGATAACAATAAAATAAGAAAACTATAA
- a CDS encoding inorganic phosphate transporter, with protein sequence MTLLILIIVLALIFDYINGFHDAANAIATVVATKVLTPFQAVLWAAFFNFLAYWVFGFGVADTVAKTAHTMEINLVVILAGVIAAICWNLLTWWLGIPSSSSHTLIGGFAGAAVAHAIAVHGFSGYVGEDGATHYWYQIVSWYKAGKDGGMPSGVLIIIAFIVLAPLLGALASYLISIWLLNASRKSIWPKVFTVGLMLATVWFVYSQMVTYEEILEHGKPRFDSHFWSVAFDPHNIKWFLVAFIILTVSAFCLIFSSLNLHQADAALKKMQLLSSAAFSLGHGGNDSQKVMGIIAAAVAVYINTNPGVHMDSWLDVVLPNDDLGIKGVMPGWIPLACYSAIAAGTLSGGWKIVKTMGSKITKVSSFEGVAAETAGALTLYFTEHLKIPVSTTHTITGSIIGVGLTKRVSAVRWGVTVSLIWAWILTIPISALLAGLVYFLLSVFI encoded by the coding sequence ATGACGCTACTTATATTAATTATAGTACTTGCTTTAATTTTTGATTACATCAATGGTTTTCATGATGCGGCAAATGCTATAGCGACTGTTGTTGCTACAAAGGTTTTAACGCCTTTTCAGGCCGTTCTTTGGGCAGCATTCTTTAACTTTCTTGCTTATTGGGTTTTCGGATTTGGTGTTGCAGATACTGTTGCAAAAACAGCGCACACTATGGAGATTAACCTTGTCGTGATTCTTGCCGGAGTTATTGCAGCAATTTGCTGGAACTTATTAACCTGGTGGTTAGGAATTCCTTCAAGTTCTTCGCATACACTTATTGGAGGTTTTGCCGGAGCAGCTGTTGCGCATGCTATTGCAGTTCATGGTTTTTCAGGATATGTTGGTGAAGATGGAGCGACACATTACTGGTATCAAATTGTAAGTTGGTACAAAGCCGGAAAAGATGGAGGAATGCCTTCTGGAGTTCTTATTATTATTGCTTTTATTGTTTTAGCACCGTTATTAGGAGCTTTAGCGTCGTATTTGATTTCGATTTGGTTATTAAATGCATCTCGCAAAAGTATCTGGCCTAAAGTATTTACAGTCGGTCTAATGCTTGCAACGGTTTGGTTTGTTTACAGCCAAATGGTGACTTATGAAGAAATTCTAGAACACGGAAAACCGCGTTTTGATTCTCATTTTTGGAGTGTAGCTTTTGATCCTCACAATATTAAATGGTTTTTAGTAGCCTTTATCATCTTAACAGTAAGTGCATTTTGTTTGATCTTTAGTAGTTTGAATCTGCATCAGGCTGATGCAGCGCTAAAAAAGATGCAATTACTGTCTTCTGCGGCTTTCAGTTTAGGTCATGGAGGAAACGATTCTCAAAAAGTAATGGGTATTATTGCTGCAGCTGTAGCGGTGTATATCAATACAAATCCTGGAGTGCATATGGATTCCTGGTTAGATGTTGTATTGCCAAATGATGATTTAGGAATTAAAGGTGTAATGCCAGGCTGGATTCCGTTAGCATGTTATTCTGCAATTGCAGCAGGAACATTAAGTGGTGGATGGAAGATTGTGAAAACAATGGGATCTAAAATCACTAAAGTAAGTTCGTTTGAAGGTGTTGCAGCTGAGACTGCAGGAGCATTAACACTTTACTTTACAGAACACTTAAAAATTCCGGTAAGTACAACGCATACCATTACAGGATCTATTATTGGTGTAGGATTAACAAAACGTGTATCTGCAGTTCGCTGGGGAGTTACAGTAAGTTTAATCTGGGCTTGGATCTTGACTATTCCAATTTCAGCTTTATTAGCAGGTTTGGTTTATTTCTTATTAAGCGTGTTTATTTAA
- a CDS encoding DUF47 domain-containing protein, with translation MSINSIFQFLVPKDKKFFPLFEEASSNLIELASNLHEAVNLPLKEREILFQKIDELEQKGEDITRQTNLELSRNFITPFDREDIHTLITSIDNVADYLHGAASRMRLYQVDKITKSIRKMTEINLEACQNIDSAVKELRNLKNFKIIKDACARINKLENKSDNVYNKAVFEIFENETDAKNIIKYKEVLSVLESATDKCKSVANILESISVKHS, from the coding sequence ATGTCAATAAACAGTATTTTCCAATTTTTAGTGCCGAAAGACAAGAAATTCTTTCCACTTTTTGAAGAGGCTTCAAGCAATTTAATTGAATTAGCTTCTAATTTACACGAAGCTGTAAATCTTCCATTAAAAGAAAGAGAAATTCTTTTTCAAAAAATTGATGAATTAGAGCAAAAAGGAGAAGACATTACACGTCAGACTAATCTTGAATTGAGCAGAAATTTTATCACTCCATTTGACAGAGAAGATATACATACCTTAATTACTTCTATTGATAACGTTGCTGATTACCTTCATGGTGCAGCGAGCCGTATGAGATTGTATCAGGTTGACAAGATTACTAAGTCTATCAGAAAGATGACAGAAATTAACCTTGAAGCTTGTCAAAATATTGACAGTGCTGTAAAAGAGTTAAGAAATTTAAAGAATTTTAAAATCATTAAAGATGCTTGTGCCAGAATTAATAAACTGGAAAACAAGTCTGATAATGTATATAACAAAGCAGTTTTTGAAATTTTTGAAAACGAAACAGACGCTAAAAATATTATTAAATATAAAGAAGTGTTATCTGTTTTAGAATCAGCAACAGACAAATGTAAGAGTGTTGCGAATATACTGGAATCTATTTCTGTAAAACATTCTTAA
- the hutH gene encoding histidine ammonia-lyase: protein MKEVHYISTETLSLEALQEIIVNQKVLELSEEAKVNVQKCRDYLDKKMASHSEPIYGINTGFGSLCNVKISNENLSQLQENLVKSHACGTGEEVPAEIVKLMLLLKIQSLSYGHSGVQLVTLERLVDFYNNDILPVIYTQGSLGASGDLAPLAHLSLPLLGEGEVLFEGKKMAAGEVLKHFNWEPIVLQSKEGLALLNGTQFMSAYGAHILLKAYKYSYLADLIGTISLEGFDGRIEPFNELIHFIRPHKGQIVTAQRINEFLEGSQIIEQEKKHVQDPYSFRCMPQVHGASKDAIDYVRKVFKTEINSVTDNPNIFIESDQIISGGNFHGQPLALALDFMAIALAELGSISERRTYQLISGLRNLPAFLVDNPGLNSGFMIPQYTAASIASQNKQLATPSSIDSIVSSNGQEDHVSMGANGATKALRVMDNLERILAIELMNASQAIAYREPLKSSDFIEMFLSSYREVVPLVKEDRILHYDIEKTVSFLNSFQIENDLLTMA from the coding sequence ATGAAAGAAGTCCATTATATAAGTACTGAAACCTTAAGTTTAGAAGCTTTACAAGAAATTATCGTTAATCAAAAAGTCCTTGAACTATCTGAAGAAGCGAAAGTTAATGTTCAGAAATGTCGTGATTATCTCGATAAAAAAATGGCATCACATTCTGAACCTATTTATGGTATCAATACAGGATTTGGTTCACTTTGTAATGTTAAGATTTCAAATGAAAACTTATCACAACTTCAGGAGAATCTTGTAAAATCGCATGCTTGCGGAACTGGTGAAGAAGTTCCTGCCGAAATTGTGAAACTTATGCTGTTGCTAAAAATACAATCTTTAAGCTACGGACATTCTGGTGTACAATTGGTAACGTTAGAGCGTTTGGTCGATTTTTATAATAATGATATTCTTCCTGTTATCTATACTCAGGGTTCACTGGGAGCTTCCGGAGATTTGGCGCCTTTAGCGCATTTATCTTTGCCGTTATTGGGCGAGGGTGAAGTGCTTTTTGAAGGAAAGAAGATGGCAGCTGGTGAAGTTTTAAAACACTTTAACTGGGAACCAATTGTTTTGCAGTCAAAAGAAGGTTTGGCATTATTAAACGGAACACAGTTTATGAGTGCTTACGGAGCACATATTTTATTAAAAGCTTATAAATATTCTTATTTAGCAGATTTAATTGGAACAATTTCTTTAGAAGGTTTTGATGGAAGAATTGAGCCTTTCAATGAATTAATTCATTTTATTCGTCCTCATAAAGGACAGATTGTGACTGCGCAGCGAATCAACGAGTTTTTAGAAGGAAGCCAAATTATAGAACAAGAGAAAAAACACGTTCAGGATCCTTATTCTTTCCGTTGCATGCCTCAGGTTCATGGTGCATCAAAAGACGCGATTGATTATGTTAGAAAAGTATTCAAAACCGAAATTAACTCCGTTACCGATAATCCAAATATTTTTATCGAATCAGATCAGATTATTTCAGGAGGAAATTTCCACGGACAGCCGTTAGCGTTAGCTTTAGATTTTATGGCAATTGCTTTGGCTGAATTAGGAAGTATTTCTGAAAGAAGAACCTATCAGTTAATTTCAGGCTTGCGTAATCTTCCGGCATTTTTGGTAGACAATCCGGGATTAAATTCAGGATTTATGATTCCTCAATATACTGCTGCCAGTATTGCAAGTCAGAACAAACAATTGGCAACCCCATCAAGTATTGATAGTATTGTTTCTAGCAACGGACAGGAAGATCACGTAAGTATGGGAGCAAACGGCGCTACAAAAGCGTTGCGTGTTATGGATAATCTGGAGCGTATTCTGGCAATTGAATTGATGAATGCTTCACAGGCAATTGCTTACAGAGAGCCTCTGAAATCAAGTGATTTTATTGAAATGTTCTTAAGTAGTTACAGAGAAGTTGTGCCTTTGGTTAAGGAAGACAGAATCTTACATTATGATATTGAGAAGACCGTTTCGTTCCTGAATAGTTTTCAAATTGAAAACGATTTGTTAACAATGGCTTAA
- the thrA gene encoding bifunctional aspartate kinase/homoserine dehydrogenase I yields the protein MKVLKFGGTSVANAQNIKLVLEIVKQKAEKDKLVVVVSALSKVTDLLQAAAAKAAANDESFRDIIAEIEKKHLDTLKELIPVSEQSSLLSHVKRIINHLETLLDGCFLLGELSPRTSDTILSFGELLSSFIIAKAYQQINNDAIYKDSRELIKTNADFGKAVVNFEVSNQLIKDYFAQNEAKINILPGFIAQTLDGITSTLGRGGSDYTAAIIAGAIDAEQLEIWTDVNGMFTANPKIVKQAQPIANISYQEAMELSHFGAKVLYPPTIQPVLRKNIPILIKNTFEPEAQGTLISDTVVSKDTVVKGISHIDHISLLTLEGPGMIGVAGSSRRLFEVLSQEKINVIFITQASSEHSICIGILNSDADNAEAAINRAFEIEISQNKIDPCYVEKDLCIIALVGENMKNHQGLSGRMFSTLGKNNVNIRAIAQGASERNISTVINERDVKKALNTLHENFFEENTKQLNLFVMGVGNVGEKFIEQIHNQRKFLKDNLKINVRVIALSNSRKMLFDEDGISLKDWQSTLDKGEEAIPTEFIARARELNLRNSIFVDITANANVSEMYEKFLKESIAVVTCNKIACSSAYDNYKKLKSLSRQYNAPFLFETNVGAGLPIIDTVKNLIASGDKVHKIQAVLSGSLNFIFNNFDKDNSFHDVVKEAGVQGFTEPDPKIDLSGIDVARKILILIRESGYEMDIDAIANESFLPAECLATTNNEDFFASLIKHAAHFEGIYKEALAKDSRLKYVAQFENGKASVGLQFIPKDHPFYNLEGKDNIVLFYTDRYVDQPLLIKGAGAGAAVTASGIFADVIRIGNV from the coding sequence ATGAAAGTATTAAAATTTGGCGGTACTTCGGTAGCCAATGCTCAAAATATAAAACTCGTTCTCGAAATTGTTAAACAAAAAGCTGAAAAAGATAAACTGGTTGTAGTTGTTTCAGCATTAAGCAAAGTAACCGATTTATTGCAGGCTGCAGCAGCAAAAGCAGCAGCAAACGATGAAAGCTTTAGAGATATTATTGCCGAAATCGAGAAAAAACACCTTGACACTTTAAAAGAGCTGATTCCTGTAAGCGAACAAAGCAGTTTGTTGAGTCATGTAAAAAGAATCATCAATCACTTAGAAACTTTATTAGACGGTTGTTTCCTTTTAGGTGAATTATCTCCAAGAACATCCGATACTATTTTAAGTTTTGGTGAATTACTTTCTTCATTTATTATTGCTAAAGCCTATCAGCAAATTAACAACGATGCCATTTATAAAGACAGTCGTGAATTAATCAAAACAAATGCTGATTTTGGAAAAGCGGTGGTAAACTTCGAAGTTTCAAATCAATTAATTAAAGATTATTTTGCTCAAAATGAAGCAAAAATCAATATTCTGCCGGGATTTATCGCTCAGACTTTAGACGGAATCACTTCGACTTTAGGCCGTGGCGGATCTGATTATACTGCGGCAATTATTGCCGGAGCAATCGATGCAGAACAACTGGAAATCTGGACTGATGTAAACGGAATGTTTACTGCAAACCCGAAAATTGTAAAACAGGCACAGCCAATTGCAAATATTTCGTATCAGGAAGCGATGGAATTGTCGCATTTTGGTGCCAAAGTATTATATCCGCCAACAATTCAGCCGGTTTTAAGAAAAAATATTCCCATTTTAATCAAAAATACTTTTGAACCGGAAGCCCAAGGAACTTTAATTTCAGACACTGTTGTATCAAAAGATACCGTTGTAAAAGGAATTAGCCATATCGATCATATTTCGCTTCTAACACTTGAAGGCCCGGGAATGATTGGAGTTGCAGGTTCATCAAGACGTTTGTTTGAAGTATTGTCTCAGGAAAAAATCAACGTAATTTTTATTACTCAGGCTTCATCTGAACATTCAATTTGTATCGGAATTTTAAATTCTGATGCTGATAATGCCGAAGCTGCGATTAACAGAGCTTTTGAAATCGAAATTTCGCAAAACAAAATCGACCCTTGTTATGTAGAAAAAGACCTTTGCATTATTGCTTTGGTGGGTGAAAACATGAAAAATCACCAGGGTTTAAGCGGAAGAATGTTCAGCACTCTGGGAAAAAACAACGTAAACATTCGTGCGATTGCTCAAGGTGCTTCTGAAAGAAACATTTCGACTGTAATTAACGAAAGAGACGTTAAAAAAGCGCTGAATACATTACACGAAAACTTCTTTGAAGAAAACACAAAACAGCTGAATCTTTTTGTAATGGGAGTTGGAAATGTGGGCGAAAAATTCATCGAACAAATTCACAACCAAAGAAAGTTTTTAAAAGATAATTTAAAGATAAATGTTCGCGTAATTGCGTTGTCAAACTCAAGAAAAATGCTTTTTGATGAAGACGGAATTTCATTAAAAGACTGGCAATCGACTCTGGACAAAGGCGAAGAAGCAATTCCAACTGAGTTTATCGCACGTGCCAGAGAACTGAATTTGCGTAACAGTATTTTCGTAGATATTACAGCAAACGCAAACGTTTCTGAAATGTATGAGAAATTCTTAAAAGAAAGTATTGCGGTTGTAACTTGTAACAAAATTGCATGTTCATCTGCTTACGACAACTATAAAAAACTAAAAAGTCTATCTCGCCAATACAACGCTCCGTTTTTGTTTGAAACGAATGTTGGTGCGGGATTACCAATTATTGATACAGTAAAAAATCTTATTGCATCTGGTGATAAAGTGCATAAAATTCAGGCGGTTTTATCGGGAAGTTTAAATTTCATTTTCAACAACTTTGATAAAGACAATTCTTTCCACGATGTGGTGAAAGAAGCCGGAGTTCAGGGATTTACAGAACCAGATCCAAAAATTGACTTAAGCGGAATCGACGTAGCTCGTAAAATCCTGATCCTAATTCGCGAAAGCGGTTACGAAATGGATATTGACGCGATTGCAAACGAATCGTTCCTGCCTGCCGAATGTTTAGCAACAACAAACAATGAAGACTTTTTTGCTTCGTTAATTAAACACGCTGCTCATTTTGAAGGCATTTATAAAGAAGCTTTAGCCAAAGATTCAAGATTGAAATACGTAGCGCAATTCGAAAACGGAAAAGCAAGCGTAGGTCTGCAATTCATCCCAAAAGATCATCCTTTTTATAATTTAGAAGGAAAAGACAATATCGTATTGTTCTACACAGATCGTTACGTAGACCAGCCTTTATTGATCAAAGGAGCCGGTGCCGGTGCAGCGGTAACAGCATCAGGAATTTTTGCTGACGTTATTCGTATTGGGAATGTTTAG
- a CDS encoding homoserine kinase: MKEIKLFCPATIANLSCGFDVLGLCLDNAGDEMIVRKVDQKGVRITKIVGADLPLETEKNVSGVAALAMLETLYELDFGFEIEIYKNIKAGSGIGSSAASSAGAVFGINELLGKPYSRKDLVQFAMQGEKLASGNAHADNVAPALLGGFTLVRSYSPLDIIRIDSPEELFATVVHPQIELKTSDARSVLKQNVSLKSAIMQWGNVGGLIAGLYTKDYELIGRSLHDEIVEPLRSVLIPGFDQIKQTALENGALGSGISGSGPSIFALSRGKETADQIARAMSDVYEKMNLPYEIHVSKINPDGVRIL, from the coding sequence ATGAAAGAAATTAAACTATTTTGCCCAGCAACTATCGCCAACCTCTCCTGCGGATTTGACGTATTGGGGCTTTGCTTAGACAATGCGGGCGATGAAATGATTGTTCGAAAAGTCGATCAAAAAGGAGTTCGAATCACTAAAATTGTCGGTGCCGATTTGCCTCTTGAAACCGAAAAAAACGTTTCCGGAGTTGCGGCTTTGGCGATGTTGGAAACTTTATACGAATTAGACTTCGGATTCGAAATCGAAATTTATAAAAACATAAAAGCCGGAAGCGGTATTGGAAGCAGTGCTGCAAGTTCTGCCGGAGCGGTTTTCGGAATTAATGAATTATTAGGTAAACCTTATTCCCGTAAAGATTTGGTTCAGTTTGCTATGCAGGGCGAAAAATTAGCCAGCGGAAATGCACATGCTGACAATGTTGCTCCTGCCCTTTTAGGCGGCTTTACTTTGGTAAGAAGTTATTCGCCTCTTGACATTATCAGAATTGACAGTCCGGAAGAATTATTCGCAACGGTAGTTCATCCGCAAATTGAATTAAAGACATCCGACGCACGTTCGGTTTTAAAACAAAACGTTTCCCTAAAAAGTGCCATTATGCAATGGGGAAATGTGGGCGGATTAATCGCAGGTTTATATACCAAAGACTACGAATTAATTGGAAGATCGCTTCATGACGAAATCGTAGAGCCTTTAAGAAGTGTTTTAATTCCAGGTTTCGATCAAATCAAACAAACGGCTCTTGAAAACGGCGCTTTAGGTTCAGGAATTTCAGGTTCTGGTCCGTCGATTTTTGCTTTAAGCAGAGGAAAAGAAACCGCCGATCAAATCGCCAGAGCCATGAGCGACGTTTACGAAAAAATGAATTTACCGTATGAAATTCACGTTTCGAAGATAAACCCTGACGGTGTCCGCATCCTTTAG